Proteins from one Camelina sativa cultivar DH55 chromosome 8, Cs, whole genome shotgun sequence genomic window:
- the LOC104708740 gene encoding malate synthase-like → MELETSVYRPNVAVYDAPEGVEVRGRYDQIFAKILTREALGFVAELQREFRGHVRYAMECRREARRRYNSGGVPGFDPSTKFIRDGDWVCASVPPAVADRRVEITGPVERKMIINALNSGAKVFMADFEDALSPSWENLMRGHVNLKEAVDGSITFHDKSRNRVYKLNDQTAKLFVRPRGWHLPEAHILIDGEPATGCLVDFGIYFFHNYAKFRQTQGSGFGPFFYLPKMEHSREAKIWNSVFERAEKMAGIERGSIRATVLIETLPAVFQMNEILYELRDHSVGLNCGRWDYIFSYVKTFQSHPDRLLPDRVLVGMGQHFMRSYSDLLIRTCHKRGVHAMGGMAAQIPIRDDQKANEMALDLVRKDKLREVRAGHDGTWAAHPGLIPICVEAFTGHMGKNPNQIKSMKREDASAITEEDLLQIPRGVRTLEGLRLNTRVGIQYLAAWLTGSGSVPLYNLMEDAATAEISRVQNWQWIRYGVELDGDGLGVRVSKELFGRVVEEEMERIEKEVGKDKFKKGMHKEACKMFTKQCTAPELDDFLTLAVYNHIVAHHPINVSRL, encoded by the exons ATGGAACTTGAGACCTCAGTTTATCGACCAAACGTCGCCGTCTACGATGCGCCGGAAGGTGTGGAGGTTAGAGGACGGTACGACCAAATCTTCGCCAAGATTCTGACTAGAGAGGCTCTTGGGTTCGTGGCTGAGTTACAGAGAGAGTTTCGTGGGCACGTGAGGTACGCTATGGAGTGCCGGAGAGAGGCACGACGGCGTTACAACTCCGGAGGCGTTCCTGGGTTTGACCCTTCCACTAAGTTTATCAGGGACGGTGATTGGGTCTGTGCCTCCGTCCCTCCCGCCGTTGCTGACCGAAGAGTTGAGATCACCGGTCCGGTCGAGAGGAAGATGATCATCAACGCTCTTAACTCCGGAGCTAAAGTCTTCATG GCTGATTTCGAGGACGCGTTGTCTCCAAGTTGGGAGAATCTGATGAGAGGGCATGTGAACTTGAAAGAAGCAGTGGATGGATCCATTACGTTCCACGACAAGTCAAGGAACAGAGTTTACAAGCTTAACGACCAAACTGCTAAGCTCTTTGTCCGGCCAAGAGGTTGGCATCTCCCGGAGGCTCACATCCTCATCGACGGTGAACCCGCCACTGGATGTCTTGTCGATTTTGGCATTTACTTCTTCCACAACTACGCCAAATTTAGACAGACTCAAGGTTCCGGTTTTGGACCCTTTTTCTATCTCCCCAAAATGGAACATTCTAG GGAAGCAAAGATATGGAACAGTGTGTTCGAGCGAGCTGAGAAGATGGCTGGAATAGAGAGAGGAAGCATTAGAGCGACAGTACTGATCGAGACCCTCCCCGCTGTTTTCCAGATGAATGAGATACTATATGAACTGCGTGATCACTCGGTTGGTTTGAACTGTGGAAGGTGGGATTATATCTTCAGCTATGTCAAGACCTTCCAGTCTCACCCTGACCGTCTCTTACCAGACCGTGTCCTAGTCGGCATGGGACAACATTTCATGAGAAGTTACTCGGATCTTCTCATCCGTACTTGTCATAAGCGCGGTGTCCACGCCATGGGCGGCATG GCGGCTCAGATTCCGATAAGAGATGACCAGAAAGCGAATGAGATGGCATTGGATCTTGTGAGGAAAGATAAGCTGAGAGAAGTAAGAGCAGGGCATGATGGAACATGGGCGGCTCATCCAGGACTCATCCCAATCTGCGTGGAAGCATTCACAGGCCACATGGGCaaaaatccaaaccaaatcaaatcaatgaAGCGCGAAGACGCATCCGCGATAACAGAGGAGGATCTGCTTCAAATACCTCGAGGAGTGCGAACACTCGAGGGTCTAAGGCTGAACACACGTGTGGGAATCCAATACTTAGCCGCGTGGTTAACAGGATCAGGATCTGTGCCACTATATAACCTAATGGAGGACGCAGCTACGGCTGAGATAAGCCGTGTCCAGAACTGGCAATGGATTAGGTATGGAGTGGAACTGGATGGAGACGGGCTAGGAGTTCGGGTGAGTAAAGAGTTGTTTgggagagtagtggaagaagagatggaaaGAATTGAGAAAGAAGTTGGGAAAGACAAGTTCAAGAAAGGAATGCATAAGGAAGCTTGCAAGATGTTTACAAAGCAGTGTACTGCTCCTGAGCTTGACGATTTTCTCACACTTGCCGTGTATAATCACATTGTAGCTCATCACCCTATCAATGTCTCAAGGCTCTGA